The sequence below is a genomic window from Oscillatoria acuminata PCC 6304.
GGCCTCTTGTTCATTTACCCCCCCTGCTTTTTATAACTTTTTCAGCAAACCCTACGTTAGGGGCGAATTATAGGAATATCCCACCAATTGCCACTAAATCGACTTTTAAGCCCGTTTACCTCCTTGGGGGTGGTATTGGTGGGATATTCCCGTGATGGGTGACGGTAACCCGAGGGGTAAACTAACCCACAAAAAAGACCGACAGGGGTTTACTCCTGTCGGTCTTTTACTGTTTGAAATTTTGGAAAACTTCAGGGAGTAAACCCATTATTACTGGTTGGACTCCCAGATAATTAATGCAGTCAAAGCGCCTTAACAAAATCATTTGGCATTGCGACGGTGATGGTGGCGCGCCCTGCCTTGAATATTTCCCCTTCCTTTGCCCTGATAAATTCCACTTCGATTATCTGCCAATCCTCCCAGAAGTCTAGGCCATACCTGAGAGCATTGCCCTGAAACAAAGGATTAGAGCGCCATTGTGTTGATTGATTGTGCATTCTGATTATCCTCCCACTTTCCTCAGTAAATCATTATCCCGGTTGCGCCATCCCCTTAAAAACACCACCTGATCCGGTGCTTCTTTCACCCGAAAATCCCTGAAGTCTAAACGCCATTGGGCGATGGCTAAAGCCGCTTCCTTCTCATCCTTTGGCAATGAGGGATGGCGATGCCCGTCACGTCGAGAGCCTTGGTCGCGAAACATCTGCCAACCGCCTAAGCCAAAGTTAACCACAGTATCAAAGCAGGTTAACTGCATCTCGCCTGATTGCCATTGGTCACATTTCGCGGGCTCCCAGTATTCCTTCAAATAGATTTCTTGAATCTTACTCTCAGGTATCGTGCATGGATCATCGTAGCCATGCCGACGCGCCACCGAGCGGATAATACCTTTGTAGGTGCGCCCTCCTCTATCAGCCGGATGGTCACTGCAACCTCCTTCCTTTCCCAGAGTCCAATCGTAGGCTTGATTAAAACCTGTTGACAAGTTTGAGGGTGACCGTTTCTGACCCTTCCGCAAGAATTCAATGTAAGCCATTATCAAGGGTTTGGTGTAACTCCGGTCAGTGATGCGATCGCCACGAACGGGAACCCCATCATCGCCTTTAGTCCATCGGTGAATCTGATTATGAATATGGTCTCCTGAGCTTCTACCCGTTGTCCCCTGCGTTCCCAGGGTTTCACCTTTGGCAATGCGATCGCCTGGTTTCTTGGTCTGGGAACCCTCAATCAGATGCCCGAAAAGCCAGTAATCAGCACCGTCACAAGCTACTCCCACGATTTGACCCGCGCCTCGACCCGTTGCCAGTCCCCCTGTGACACCTTGAAAATACACACCGCCAATGGTTCCGTTACAAGGGGACGGGATTGGTACAGAGGTTGACCCATCGCGTTCGAGTACATAATCATAAGAACCACTGGGGGAATCATCATAGAAGTGCGGCCCAATGTGTACCGTTATCGGTTCAAAGCTATGCCCTGATGCAGTTTTCAGAGTTGGGGTGAGGGAGGGGAATACCGCGAGGGCGATCGCACCAATAGCAGCCGCCGCTACTAAAGTCTCACCGATGGCGTTGCCTATGCCGTCGCTGATTCCCTTAGATATGCCCTTGGCGAGGCTCTGTTCCAAGTTGGGTGAGGTCATTAGATTTGTCCCCCGTCTCGTTTGAGGCACTCTGGGGGAAGACTTGCGCCAACCTCGTTCAAAGTGAAAATTAAAACCTCAGAGTAGGAGTACGGGCATTGGTTCTCATTGGCTTGTGAGGTTGCATCAGGGTTGGGGGAGGGGGGTTTGAGCTTGCTGATATCAATGCCGAATTTTGAGAACAAACCGAAGTGATGGGCGATCGCTGCAATCCCTACCAGTGCTAGAATGTGAGTTAATTTCATGCTTTTATTCTTTGTTCAAATTGGTCAAAATTTAACCCCTAGAGAATGCCTCTCTAGGGGTGTTTTTTAGTTTGTTTTGCAGACAGCTTTACCCGTGCGAGTATCAATCCATTGCTCACTAGGAGGGCAATCACCGCTAGGTTTGATTACCTGGTTATGGGGAGATAAATTCCGTTGCTGTTGCTGCTGTGGATTAGGACGCAAAAAAGGAATATAACGGCGGGGGTCCGTCATCCAAAACTCCCCATTAGGTAGCGATACTTGAGTGTCCGGTTCATCGAACCGTCGCCCCAAATTCTCCGGGTCATAGTGTTCAAAACCCTTGCCAACCATATTCGCAGTACCAGCACTAAAGAATTGCACCACCGAATCAGGAGACCCGGCCCGCGATGGATTAATCCGCTGAGTGAATAGCCCGCGCCCAACTGGTGCAATTAAAGGGGTCCAAAGTATCCAAATGGCCCCGGCTCCGAGAATTGCTGTTTTAATTTCTTTCATGGTTTTATTCCTCTGTTTTGAATTGGTCAACTAATGCGGTCCAAGTCGGCTTAACAAAGCGCTTGTAGCGTTCGTCAGTGGTCATGTTAGTTACCCCAAAAAGGGGCAAAATTTCTTTCTTGAGCGGTGATTTAATCTCGCCTAGTGCAAAACTTTTGGCGAGTTCTTCTATTCTCTGTTTTGTCTCACTTTGATAGATTTCATTCCACCAAACCTCATCGGGGTCAGATGCCGTAACCTTTATCCGGTGACTTTTAATGTCAATTGTCGGGATGACTCGCACCTCGGGGATAGATGCTCCATATTGAACTATACAAGCGCGTTTCTTTTGCTTTAATAGGGGTTCGATTTCAGCCTTTAAATTGTCGCTATTACCCGGCATTCTGTTGGTTACGTCCGAATCAAGTGCTGAAGTCCCTAAAATTAATTTGTTGACCTGTTGCTGTTGCGCCTTCGAGAGGGAGATCGAGCCAACAGCAAGCATCTGGGAGATGAGAAGTAATTTCACCCGATACCCTCTACCCATCGTGAGGATATCGGCAATTTTATCCTTAATTTCTTCCTCCACCCCCTCCTGTTTCGCCTTGTTCATCAATGCTGGGAGTTCATCAACTACGCAAAGGTAAGGGGTAAAATTAAGCGATTCATTAGACTTATTAGAGGCCACCTTAACCGCTTTCTGCCGACGTTTTTCGAGTTCATCCCAGACCGCGTTAATTCCTGCATGGATACGGTCAAAATCTGCCTCTACAATTTGGGTTAATGGGAGTCCCATCCAATCATTTACCCTGCCGTTATCGTCGGGCTTCCCATAGTTGATGTCAAAGATTCGTAGATGCCCTAATCCCTCAGTGAAGCGAATAAACCCGATAACAATCTCATTGACTACGGTGGTCTTGCCACTGCCTGGTAATCCCACCACAAAATTGCACTGCCATGATTGACCGCCTAAGCCTTTCTTGAAACCTGCCCATTCAACAAACCAACGCTTATCATCGCTTAACTTTTCAGCCAGTGATTTGATGGGCGCGGGGATGACTTTGAGAATCACCTCTTTACCCTTCTTAGCTGGAGGTGAGGTCAAGGCGACTTTGGCAGTGGCTTGAATCCCCCCGGCGAGTAGATAATTTGAGTGGGAAGTCAAGGCGAGGATTGTGCCGATCGCATCGTCCCGAAGGGTGGAAGGGTCAAAGAATTCCTTTCTGGAGATAACTAACGAACCCCCAGCGAGGCAGGCGATCGACGTTCCCAGGAAGAATCCCCAGTTATCGTTAGGAGTCCGTTCGGTGAGCACGTCGATCGCCCCTTGGGTCTGCCTGACTGCGGATGTTTCGCTAGGAGTGAGAGAGCCAATCCACGCGGCGATCGAGCCTGAAAATAGGGTGGTAGCGAGGATTAGTCCAAGCTGACGGGTCGTTAGGGGTTCAGGTTTAATTCTCATTGCCACCTCCGAAGGGTGATCGGGACGGGATTGATATCCCGGACTGTTGGCGGATTCTCTCAAGCTCTTGTAGTTCCTGCTGTTTTCTCATTTCATCAGTGAGAGCCTGTTGCCGTGCCTCCATCCGCAACCTCATGTAATCCTCACGGCTCAACTGATTGGCTGATTCCAGGGTGAGTTGTTCCATCAAGCTGGCGAGGTAGGCGAGGTTAATGGGTTCGGGTGTTTCGTTGCCCGCGCTTGCTCTAATCGCGTCATTTACCGCGTCAATTTCACTTGATAGGCGCTCAAAGGTTGCCCGGTTAGAATCAGTGATTTCCCCATTGGAAGGGGCAAGAGTGACGTTTAATTCGTTGGTGAGGTCTTGCAATTGACGGGCTAGGAATGACTGAACTAGAGACCGCTCACCGATTCGAGTAAGCGCAGCTAACACCACCGCACGGGCATCGCTGTTATAGACCCTTGGAATATCAATAATTGATGCTTCACCTGAGTATTCAAATTGCCCTAACTCCCGAAGGTTTTCTGTCTGTCTCTGCATCTCTCGAACGAGCTTAATATCAAGGGGGGTGTAGTCACCTTCTTTATGGTTTGGTGCGAATAATTGCAGGAGGATGTCACGCCTAGCCCGGTCAATAGCGGTCTGTTGCAACGAGGTTTCTATCAGGGTTTTGGCGAGTAACTCATTCCTTCTCAACTCAGCAGGGTCAAGGTCTGGCAATGGGATACAGCCTAACGCTTGCTCACCCTCGCGGCACAGGGGTATTTGTTGGGTTGTATTTCCTGTTTCTCCTGCCATTTGTGGAAGGGAGATTTGACTAAGCTGGGGTTGATTTTTTACGATTGCCGACAATGCCAGACCCACACCGATCGCCCCTGCAATGACCCACAATCGAGCATGGTTGACGGCAGGTTTTTGGTCCGATTCGGGTTCCGGTTCCGTGGCAAGCGGGCTGATAGAATCTTGCAAGCTATCCGCAAGGTTGCCCTCGGTTTCATCGGCGATTGGGTCCTCCTCAATCTCTAGGTAGGTCCCTGAGTATGGTGTCATCATGGGCTGTTTTCCTTTAGTTTTCTTGGTTCTGAGGGGGGTGGATTTGGTTAAAAATCGTGGTTTCGACCTTAACCAAATCAACGAAACATTAATCGGTTCAGCGGTTAAAGCGGTGGTTAATTACCCTTTTCCCGACCTTCGAGAATCGCCACTGCATCCATGAGAGTGAATTGTTGCGCCGGGGATAAATTGCCCTGGCGGATGAGAGAGTGCAAGGCATCAGCAGGGGGTGGGTAACGTCGTTTACTTAGCGTTAGAGTTGCAATGGTAGAACCGAATCCGCAGAGGATGGCGATCGTCATCATCCGGGCTGAATCAATATACGGCTCAAGGGTCCCGAGGATGAGCAGCATGGTCGCCATGCTTCCCCCGGTGCAGGTTAGTAACGTGACAAATTTTGGACTCATAAATCAATGCCTCCTAGTATTTCTAAATCATCGTCGTTTCGAGTGGATTGAGAAGGGTTATCGAAGGGAGGATGAGCGATAAATCCTTCAGCCCTTAATCCCAGATAAATCAATCGATTCATGGCAGCACCGAGGGAGTCGTCTCCTTTTGCACTGGCAAAGTCCTGAACTAACGGAATTAAATCGTCTCTGAGTGTCAGTTTTTTACCCATTACGCCACGCTCCGAAGGCTACGGATTCGCTTGTCTGCCAGCTTCGCCAAGCCCAAGACGTTGGCTAGTTGAGGCTCAGGACATAGCTCAATTGAATCCTTTTTTTCTGCCAAAATCTTGACGATGTTTGCACCACCGCCAATCAATAAAATGGTGTCGATTTCATCTTTCATGGTGCTGAATTTTTCGAGTGCTTTCTTTAGGGCTTGTGATGCCCATCGGTTGCGGTGTTCTCGGTAGATGTTGCTGATGTCAATGTTCCGAGAGCCATAACTCAGTGAGCCATCCTCGATCGCCTGTTGAATAAGATGAATTTCTCCCTCTTTCCCAAGTGCTTTCTTGAGCCGGATATCCGAGGCGATCGACTTGAGCAAATGAAACACCCCAACTTGAGAGACCGTGCGACTTTTCGGGATTAGATGCCCGTTGGGTGAGAATGCTTGAGCTATTGTTGTGCCATTCCCACAGTCGATAATCGCGTTAGCCGTTCCACTGGGAAAAACCCCCTGAGAGAGGGCATAGACGAAAGCTCCCTGACCTTCATGGAGGATTATCACATCCTCGATTGTGGCGATCGCCTCTATACCGTTGTGAGCAAATTTATGAGTGCCAATGACGGCTCGTTTAAAGGCGCTTCCGAGTAGTGCCGGGTCAGGCAGACTCGCATACATCATCGGAATTTGGAAGTGTTGGCCGTGGCTCATGGGAGGGAGTCCGGCGAGTGCGAAGTGCAAGGCGAAATCGACTTTTCCAGTGGAGTTATCCGAATCCACCACCCGGCTGAAAGCGCCAGGGAATGAGATTTGTGCCGCGTCACCTACTGCCCAAATTCGTCCGGCTAAGTCCTGGCGATCGCCTCCTAAATATTTGATGATTGCGCCATATCCGATGTCATCGCACAACTCGGATGGGTCAAGCGCTTCGCAGATGTAAGAGGGTATCATCTGAGGGGTGCTTCCCCGTGAAAACTTGGTATAACCATTGCCTAAGTCAAGCGCGTAAGGTTGCATGGTTTTATGTATCTCCTGTTGGGTCTAGTGAGGTCTAGTGAGGTCTAGTTAGACCCCAATTAAATAGCGGGATAGAATTAGGTCTATCCCGCTATCTGAGGTTATTTGAGGGTGATTGAGGCTAAGTATCTCACCGGGTCCCGTGAGGTCTTGGGAGATACTTAGGGAGTGAGAAAGGTCTTTTGGGTTATGGCTTGTAAATTAGGGGTCGTTCGTCGGCTGGATTAGCCCGATCGCACCTGTCGGATCGACACTCTGGGGGTCTCGTCACCGAGGATAAAAACCACAAATAACCGAGGGCGATCGTTAGTGCAACATCGGCAAGGATACTCATCGCTGTACCCCTGATAAACTCAGGGCTTCAGCAGCGCGGCCCATCACAGATTGCTGTTCCGGCGATCGGGCTTCAAAACCGTAGCGTTCATCTTGGGCGAGCACTGTGGCAACCTGGGGGACCAATGGCTCATGCAACTCGGTTTTTAGAAGCACCTCGATCCAATGGCTGACCCGTTGCTGGAATTGTTTGTCAGTCATGGGTTAAAAAGGGGTAAAGAACTCAGACATCCGGGAGGAAACAGATTGGATTACGTCGATCCATTCCTCCTCAGTTAGGGTCAGAGCTAGAAACTCCTCCGACTCTTGAATCCCGCTAAAGTTGTCTTGGGTGGTATCCGAGTCTTCAAGAGCATTCTGGACTGTGCGGGTCTTAATCCCTGATTGATGGCAGTCTTTAGCGGCCTCGGTTGCGGCTATCAACAGATCGATTAAATCTGCATAATCTAGGTCATTGAGGGAGATGAAAGGCTTTAACTTCGATGGGAAATTAGGCATTTTTCACCTCCCAATCGGTTGGGGGGACGGCGGTGATTTTGGGAGATCGGCAGTAATCGTGCAGGCGCAACTCAGCTAGTTCAGATGCCCATCGCGCTAATGCCAGCCATTCGGCAAGCTCTAGCTTGATAGTCCGGAACTCATCAGCATCCGAATCGAAGCCATCAAAGGGGGTCGTATCCATTGCGGCGTTTTCAATGTCAGCGAGGATTTGCCCGATCGCCTGGTCCTGTCCCGTTTGCATGGCCCACCAACTGCCATCAGAGGCCAGGTGAATTAGGCGGATAGCATCGTCAAGGGTGAGCGATCGGCCATTCTCCATGAACGGATAGAGCTTGTCTTGCAGTCCTTGAGAGTAGAAGCCTTGTGATTTTGGGCTTGAAATTGATAGAGTAGTCATAGTTTGTAAAAAAGAACTGGACTAGATACGGCCTGGGGTTGTTAGAGCAACTCCGGCGCGGCCCGATACGGGTTTAAAATCCTATTCGGTTTTCGATGTTCAGTTTTGGGGGGAGAAATTCTCCCGTAAGGTGGAACCCTGTAGCTTTCGAGCTATAGGGTTTCATTGTTTTTTGGGGCTGAATCCCTGAGTTACCTTGATTCCTAGAGTTTTCGTTTTCCAGGTCACTTTCTGGTTAGGTCTCGTTGGTTCCCGTGGGTTCCTGCCATGTCCTTACTCTAACGTGAAGTGTTAGCTATTGTCAACACTAAACGTAGAAGTTGTTCAACACCTTATGTTAGAGTAGAGTTGGGACGCCTATAGGAGTAGACTCAATCATGAATACAAGAATGCTAAACAGAACCAAAACAATGCCCATACGCTGGCACTTGGAACGGATTATGGAGGAGAGGAGATGGACTAACCGCGCCCTCGGTAAGGAGATAGGAAAGCATGAAAATTCAATCTCTCGATTGAAAAAGCATAAAAATATGCCCCAAATCACAGGGGACTTACTGGCTTCACTTTGCCGCGTGTTAGAGGTTGAGCCTGGAGACTTATTGGAATATGTACCCGAGGAAGAATAAAAAAGGCAATCGCCACCAAACGATCGCCCCTTACCGTATTCAAATTTTTAGAGGACCCAAAATGATTAACACCACCTACCAATGGAGAGGGCATCCAATCCTTCTCAACCCCCTTCCCCCCGACGATTGCCCCGACGATCTGCACATAGCGATCGCCACCTCCAAATCAAGCACTTTCCGCCAAATCGCCCGTGAGCCTGAGCACGCGATCGCCTCGGTGCAGTTGGATCTACTTTGGGCTGAGATTTTTGAAAGTGAATCCCCAGGGGCGATCGTGGAGCTTGCCCCATATCGCCTAATTTATGGAAATCCCCCAGCGAACCGAGAGGCGCTTTCCTCCAAATTCGCCGAGGCGGAGCGCGATCGCTACCTGCTGGCCCTGTTTCGCGATGGGGTCTATTCGGATAATGGGGTGCAGTCCGAGGTCGTTAAGTTAACCGATGGGTTAATTCTGGCGATGGAAAAACCTCAATAAAATCTCCAATGATTCCCTGGTTTACCGGGTTCGCACGGCATAATAACCCAAAGTTTTTGTTAGTGCAAACCCCAAACATTTCGCTAATAGCAACTAATTCTTCAATCCTTACTCTGGCAAACCTTTTCAGCAGTGGCAGTCCTGTCAGCGGTGACATCCTATCAAGGATAAACAGGATAGAGTAGGCAAAAAAAAAATTAGGGCAAGGTGTTAGCCATTGCCCTAATTTAGTGTAAAATACAAGCATAAACTTAGAAAGGCCCCGCGCTAATCGGTTGTTACCAGCAACCGCACAGGACCCCCCAAGGAAAAATGAAAAATTTCAATTTTATTACCTGGACTTTATTCTAGCATCACTAGAGTAAAAATAAAGAGATTTTTTCTTAAGGTTTTTTGAGGCGCGGGACCCCTCGACATCACCAAAGGAGTCCCATGTCTAATATATTATCACAGTCCACTCAATCTACACCGGGTTACGGGAGTTTAGAAGGCGATCGGCAGTTGGTAGATCTCAGCCAATACGAAGATTGCCTCACCCCAACCTCCAAGGGAAAATATGAATGCCCGGTGTGCGGGGGGAAAAACCTAAGTTACAGCCGCACCGAACCGACCAAATTCAAATGCTTTTCAGGGGATTGCGACTCCCTAGAGATCCTCAAGGCGATCGCGCCGGAACGCTTTGAGAAAGGGGCAACCCACCAGGCTAAGGCAGTAAGGCGATCGCCTGCTAAAAAAGCGAAACCCGCGCCTATCCCAGAATCGGGAGAATTGGCGCGGTTATCTGAGAAGCCGGTCCCCCCTCAAAAGCACCAAGACAGTAAAGGGAAACACACCACCTACAGCTACTCCGATACTCAGTGGGTGATCCGACTCGACCCCGCGAACGGCAACAGAAAGCGCTTTACCCCTCATCACATCAACGAAGGGGGCCAAACTATCGCGAAAAAGGGTGACAAACCGTGGCCGCTATATAAGGAAGAGGAGGCGATCGCCAATGGATCCGGGAAGTGGATTCTCTGGGTTGAGGGCGAACAGTGTACAGAAGCCCTTCGGTGGCTCCAATTGGTGGCTATAGCTTTTATGGGAGGGGCCAATCGCACAGAGAAGGAATCGGCTATTCTAAGGCTTCAAAAGGCAGGAATAGCCGGGATTGCCCGCATCCGAGACAACGACAAAACAGGCTTCAAGAAAAGCGCGGAAGTGGCGGATATCTGTCACCAAGTAGCAATGCCTACGGTTGAACTGGCTGATTATTTGCCTATCCTAGAGTCTGAGGATATAGCGGATCTAATTAAAGCCAACTTGAACAACCCAGAAGAACTAATCGCAAAGCTTGAACGGGCATTCGGTCGGGCAATGGACAAAACCCGAGAGGCGGTTGAGAACCTGCCCGATGATTGTCCAGACAAGCCTGAGAAGAAAAGCGCCAGCCACTATGCCAACGACCTATTTGACGAATGGCGCGATCGCCTAGCTTGGGATATCCAAGCTGGCGAATGGAAATGGTATGGAGTCGAGAAGCCGGGGCTATGGTCCCGGTGCGACGTGATCGAAGTCGAGGCGGTTATTCGGTCTTGCCTGGATAAAGAAGGGAAAGGGTATGGAGCCGGACTGGTAGCCTCTATTGAGCGCCTTATGAGATCTCAATTCAGGGTAAAGCAGTTTGACGCCAATCCCAAGCTAATCCCGTTTATTGATGGGGTGTTCAACCTCGACAGCAACTCATTTGGCGATCATGCCCCTGGCTACCGTTTGACCTGGCAACTTCCCCGGCGCTACCACTCCCCAGACTCGGGAGACTTTGGCTCGATCGCCCAATGGCTTGACTTTGTTACTTATGGCGATCGCAACCGCCAGCGGATGATTGAGTGTTTCATTGCCGCAGGCATCCGAGGCATGAGCAACCTGCATAAATTCCTCTTCTTAATCGGCAAAGGTGGCACGGGAAAAAGCACCTTAGTCCGGTTGATTGAGCAGATCGCCGGTGAGGAGAATTGCTGGAATGGCACGATCGCCAGCCTCTCGGATAAGCATGAAATTATCGACCTAAAGGGTAAGCGCTTCGCCATCCACGATGATCAGGACTCAATCCGCTCCTGTGGTTTGTCTGAATTCAAAAAAAGCACCGGGGGGATGAAGCTCCGAGGCCGTCACCTCCACCAAAACCCGGTAGAGTTCGCGCCCTCTGCCTTGCACGTCGTCACCGCCAACTATCCAATCTTTCACGGGTCGGAATCTCAGGGCGCTTGGTTGAGTCGCCGGATTATGACGATGGCGTTTGACCGGGAGGGTGGTCCCGAGGTGCGATCGCTTGAATCCAAATTCAAGGCTGAACTACCCGCATTTACTCGCTATCTGCTGTCAATTTCCTCGGAAGAAATTGAGGCAACATTGCGCGGCGGGGGAAATGATGTAGCAATGTCCCCTGCCTTCTGGGAATCAAAACTAAGGGATTCTCTCCCAGCCTGGGTCAATGAGCACTTAGTCTTCGACCCCACTGCCCGCACCCAAATTGGCAGCAATTGCGATGAGTGGAAAAACGATGCTTATAAACCAGAAGCCTCGACCCTTTTCGGAGCTTACAACCACTACTGCCGAGGTGCAGGGGTTAAGTCGGCCCTTAACCTCACCAACTTTACCCCAACCATGAAAGAGCTTTTTGAGTCCCTGGGATGGAAGGTAGAAGCGAAGCGGGATTCTAAAGCCCGTTACCTCCAAGGGGTAAGGTTGCGGCGAGAGGATGATTTATCCCCAACAATCTTGGAAATTCTTCAAGGGCGATCGGCCAGTGACGACCCCAGTGACGGGTTAGTGACGACCCTAGTGACGACCCCAGAACCCTTGCTGTGCAAGGATAGTGACGACTATGACGGGTCTATCTCAAATATAGAGGAGTTAGAAAAAGAGGAAATTGATTTTTCATCTCAACCCCCAGAAAAAACAGAAAATCTATTATGTGATGACGATAAACCCGTCACACCCGTCACTATCCCATCGGGGCAAGGGTTTGAACCCGTCACTCAACCCACCCCAGAACCCGTCACGGAACCCGTCACTGGCAATAAAGCGGAAGTTAGTCCGATCGCCCCAGAGGAATCCGGTTATCGAGGGGCCGCGATCGCCACTTGCCGCCACCTGATAGGCCAATTGGAGGCGCGGGGGGTTTCCCGCAAGGAGATCGAATTGACGACGCTAAATGCTGCCGGGACCGAGGATTTAGATCAAATAGATCTCGACACTTTACAGAATGCCCTCCCACAGGCACTCCAGGATAAGCTCGGGGAAACCTTAAAAATAGGGGAGAAAGTCGGGCACCGCTTTTATATGGATAGACAGGGCCAAGTGACCGGCAACAACTTGGTGACCAAGGAAATCACCTGGGCTTACCTCGAAAATGGGCAGCGCAAGACGGCAACGATCGCCCGCCGAAAGCTGACCCCTCTTGAGTAATTCCCCCTAACCCGATCGCCCTCCCGGAGGTTTCCTGATTTCCACCCTGGAAACCTTGCCCTGAGCGAGTCTC
It includes:
- a CDS encoding helix-turn-helix domain-containing protein, which gives rise to MPIRWHLERIMEERRWTNRALGKEIGKHENSISRLKKHKNMPQITGDLLASLCRVLEVEPGDLLEYVPEEE
- a CDS encoding DNA primase family protein, whose protein sequence is MSNILSQSTQSTPGYGSLEGDRQLVDLSQYEDCLTPTSKGKYECPVCGGKNLSYSRTEPTKFKCFSGDCDSLEILKAIAPERFEKGATHQAKAVRRSPAKKAKPAPIPESGELARLSEKPVPPQKHQDSKGKHTTYSYSDTQWVIRLDPANGNRKRFTPHHINEGGQTIAKKGDKPWPLYKEEEAIANGSGKWILWVEGEQCTEALRWLQLVAIAFMGGANRTEKESAILRLQKAGIAGIARIRDNDKTGFKKSAEVADICHQVAMPTVELADYLPILESEDIADLIKANLNNPEELIAKLERAFGRAMDKTREAVENLPDDCPDKPEKKSASHYANDLFDEWRDRLAWDIQAGEWKWYGVEKPGLWSRCDVIEVEAVIRSCLDKEGKGYGAGLVASIERLMRSQFRVKQFDANPKLIPFIDGVFNLDSNSFGDHAPGYRLTWQLPRRYHSPDSGDFGSIAQWLDFVTYGDRNRQRMIECFIAAGIRGMSNLHKFLFLIGKGGTGKSTLVRLIEQIAGEENCWNGTIASLSDKHEIIDLKGKRFAIHDDQDSIRSCGLSEFKKSTGGMKLRGRHLHQNPVEFAPSALHVVTANYPIFHGSESQGAWLSRRIMTMAFDREGGPEVRSLESKFKAELPAFTRYLLSISSEEIEATLRGGGNDVAMSPAFWESKLRDSLPAWVNEHLVFDPTARTQIGSNCDEWKNDAYKPEASTLFGAYNHYCRGAGVKSALNLTNFTPTMKELFESLGWKVEAKRDSKARYLQGVRLRREDDLSPTILEILQGRSASDDPSDGLVTTLVTTPEPLLCKDSDDYDGSISNIEELEKEEIDFSSQPPEKTENLLCDDDKPVTPVTIPSGQGFEPVTQPTPEPVTEPVTGNKAEVSPIAPEESGYRGAAIATCRHLIGQLEARGVSRKEIELTTLNAAGTEDLDQIDLDTLQNALPQALQDKLGETLKIGEKVGHRFYMDRQGQVTGNNLVTKEITWAYLENGQRKTATIARRKLTPLE
- a CDS encoding glycosyl hydrolase 108 family protein, with translation MTSPNLEQSLAKGISKGISDGIGNAIGETLVAAAAIGAIALAVFPSLTPTLKTASGHSFEPITVHIGPHFYDDSPSGSYDYVLERDGSTSVPIPSPCNGTIGGVYFQGVTGGLATGRGAGQIVGVACDGADYWLFGHLIEGSQTKKPGDRIAKGETLGTQGTTGRSSGDHIHNQIHRWTKGDDGVPVRGDRITDRSYTKPLIMAYIEFLRKGQKRSPSNLSTGFNQAYDWTLGKEGGCSDHPADRGGRTYKGIIRSVARRHGYDDPCTIPESKIQEIYLKEYWEPAKCDQWQSGEMQLTCFDTVVNFGLGGWQMFRDQGSRRDGHRHPSLPKDEKEAALAIAQWRLDFRDFRVKEAPDQVVFLRGWRNRDNDLLRKVGG
- a CDS encoding ParM/StbA family protein — translated: MQPYALDLGNGYTKFSRGSTPQMIPSYICEALDPSELCDDIGYGAIIKYLGGDRQDLAGRIWAVGDAAQISFPGAFSRVVDSDNSTGKVDFALHFALAGLPPMSHGQHFQIPMMYASLPDPALLGSAFKRAVIGTHKFAHNGIEAIATIEDVIILHEGQGAFVYALSQGVFPSGTANAIIDCGNGTTIAQAFSPNGHLIPKSRTVSQVGVFHLLKSIASDIRLKKALGKEGEIHLIQQAIEDGSLSYGSRNIDISNIYREHRNRWASQALKKALEKFSTMKDEIDTILLIGGGANIVKILAEKKDSIELCPEPQLANVLGLAKLADKRIRSLRSVA